Proteins encoded together in one Micromonospora kangleipakensis window:
- a CDS encoding phosphodiesterase, with protein MPTLAPSAAERAAAALARWRHARLLHPAGRTFSAETIIWGTSGPPTGVPLLDLPGRYPATVRLSKGVPTPGSWPDVLGLGVRLHRDPEPPVDLLVSSSGAAPVLRHLPLPRRRFTGTYSSIMSFRAGRRRLFLAALADPDSPDLGRGLAEVSAAAARADAPRLVLAVASAVGPWRPFGQVCLAGQRGAREDAALAFDPIGNVPPGLRSVGPIARLRDRTYRGSRRARGASAQSGGSFGVTV; from the coding sequence ATGCCCACCCTCGCGCCCTCCGCCGCCGAACGCGCGGCCGCCGCCCTGGCCCGCTGGCGGCACGCCCGGCTGCTGCATCCCGCCGGGCGGACCTTCTCCGCCGAGACGATCATCTGGGGTACGTCGGGGCCGCCGACGGGTGTTCCGCTGCTGGACCTGCCCGGCCGTTATCCGGCGACGGTGCGCCTGTCGAAGGGGGTGCCGACGCCGGGGAGCTGGCCGGACGTGCTGGGGCTGGGGGTGCGGCTGCACCGGGATCCGGAGCCGCCGGTGGATCTGCTGGTCTCGTCGAGCGGGGCGGCGCCGGTGCTGCGGCACCTGCCGCTGCCTCGGCGGCGCTTCACCGGGACGTACAGCTCGATCATGTCCTTCCGGGCGGGCCGGCGACGGCTCTTCCTCGCCGCGTTGGCCGACCCGGACTCCCCCGACCTGGGCCGCGGCCTCGCCGAGGTCTCCGCGGCGGCGGCCCGGGCGGACGCGCCGCGACTGGTGCTGGCGGTGGCGTCGGCGGTCGGGCCGTGGCGGCCGTTCGGGCAGGTCTGCCTGGCCGGCCAGCGGGGCGCCCGGGAGGACGCCGCGCTGGCCTTCGACCCGATCGGCAACGTGCCGCCGGGGCTGCGGTCGGTGGGCCCGATCGCGCGGCTGCGCGACCGGACCTACCGGGGTTCCCGCCGGGCCCGCGGCGCGTCCGCTCAGTCCGGCGGCTCGTTCGGCGTCACCGTCTGA
- a CDS encoding M16 family metallopeptidase, with the protein MPDSGYPWPIETTRLDNGLRVVVSEDRTAPAVAVNLWYDVGSRHEPEGQTGFAHLFEHLMFEGSANVAKTEHMKFIQGAGGSLNATTNPDRTNYFETVPAEHLELALWLEADRMGGLVPALTQETLDNQREVVKNERRQRYENVPYGDSWLRLLPLLYPPRHPYHHATIGSMADLNAADLATFQAFHTTYYAPNNAVLTVVGDADAAEVFALADKYFGAIPVRVDIPAAPDGRTVPATGRPAVETVTTDVPAPRVYVAHRTHPFGTPGYDVTTVLATVLGSGRGSRLYQRLADGERIAQPDLIGAYGVDLAHAPAPLIATATARPGVTGERLTAGLAEVVDELATVPVTAAELDRAKSLLSTMWWRQMSTVDGRADTLGRYATQFGDPAKAGERLPAWLAVTAEQIAEQAAELLGAADRVTLTYLPEETS; encoded by the coding sequence ATGCCCGACAGCGGTTACCCCTGGCCCATCGAGACGACCCGACTGGACAACGGCCTGCGCGTGGTGGTGAGCGAGGACCGCACCGCTCCCGCGGTCGCCGTGAACCTCTGGTACGACGTGGGTTCGCGGCACGAGCCGGAGGGGCAGACGGGCTTCGCCCACCTCTTCGAGCACCTGATGTTCGAGGGCTCGGCGAACGTGGCGAAGACCGAGCACATGAAGTTCATCCAGGGCGCCGGCGGCTCGCTCAACGCCACCACCAACCCGGACCGGACCAACTACTTCGAGACCGTCCCGGCCGAACACCTGGAGCTGGCGCTCTGGCTGGAGGCCGACCGGATGGGCGGCCTGGTGCCGGCGCTGACCCAGGAGACGCTGGACAACCAGCGCGAGGTGGTCAAGAACGAGCGGCGCCAGCGCTACGAGAACGTCCCGTACGGCGACTCCTGGCTGCGGCTGCTGCCGCTGCTCTACCCGCCGCGCCACCCGTACCACCACGCCACGATCGGCTCGATGGCCGACCTGAACGCCGCCGACCTGGCCACCTTCCAGGCCTTCCACACCACGTACTACGCGCCGAACAACGCGGTGCTCACGGTGGTCGGGGACGCCGACGCCGCCGAGGTCTTCGCGCTCGCCGACAAGTACTTCGGCGCGATCCCGGTCCGCGTCGACATCCCGGCCGCGCCGGACGGGCGTACCGTGCCGGCGACCGGTCGACCGGCGGTGGAGACGGTCACCACCGACGTGCCCGCGCCGCGCGTCTACGTCGCGCACCGCACCCACCCGTTCGGCACCCCCGGGTACGACGTGACCACCGTGCTCGCCACCGTCCTGGGCAGCGGCCGGGGCAGCCGGCTCTACCAGCGCCTCGCCGACGGCGAGCGGATCGCTCAACCGGACCTGATCGGCGCGTACGGGGTGGACCTGGCGCACGCGCCCGCCCCGCTCATCGCCACCGCCACCGCCCGCCCCGGAGTCACCGGCGAGCGGTTGACCGCCGGGCTGGCCGAGGTCGTCGACGAGCTGGCCACGGTGCCGGTGACCGCGGCCGAGCTGGACCGGGCCAAGTCGCTGCTGAGCACCATGTGGTGGCGGCAGATGTCCACGGTGGACGGACGGGCCGACACCCTCGGCCGGTACGCCACCCAGTTCGGCGACCCGGCGAAGGCCGGCGAGCGGCTGCCGGCCTGGCTCGCGGTCACCGCCGAGCAGATCGCCGAACAGGCCGCCGAGCTGCTCGGCGCCGCCGACCGGGTGACCCTGACCTACCTGCCCGAGGAGACCTCATGA
- a CDS encoding alkaline phosphatase PhoX codes for MDRRVVLRATVACAAAFSGSLWAGAALVAPAQTGVGPYGPLGSADANGIQLPAGFTSRVVARSRQVVPGTSYAWHDAPDGGACFTAGTGWIYVSNSEISTTGGASAVRFNADGTISSAYRILGNTNRNCAGGATPWGTWLSCEEVSRGYVYETYPQGGTAAVRRPALGRFTHEAAAADPDRKVIYLTEDETSGCFYRFRPTVWGDLSSGTLEVLVAGTATSGPVSWAKVPDPDGSPTYTRQQVSGAKKFNGGEGAWYADGTCWFTTKGDNRVWAYDAVNQRIDLTYDDSVVTSGAAQLTGVDNITGSAYGDLYVAEDGGNMEINLITPDTVVTPFLRMTGQSGSEITGPAFSPDGSRLYFSSQRGTSGSSSGGITYEVRGPFR; via the coding sequence ATGGACCGACGTGTCGTCCTGCGCGCCACCGTCGCCTGCGCCGCCGCCTTCTCCGGCAGCCTCTGGGCCGGCGCCGCGCTCGTCGCCCCGGCCCAAACCGGCGTCGGGCCGTACGGGCCGCTGGGCAGCGCCGACGCCAACGGCATCCAGCTCCCCGCCGGCTTCACCAGCCGGGTCGTCGCCCGCTCCCGGCAGGTGGTGCCCGGCACCTCGTACGCCTGGCACGACGCCCCCGACGGCGGCGCCTGCTTCACCGCCGGCACGGGCTGGATCTACGTCTCGAATTCCGAGATCTCGACCACCGGTGGGGCTTCCGCGGTGCGCTTCAACGCGGACGGGACGATTTCGTCCGCGTACCGGATCCTGGGAAACACGAACCGGAACTGCGCTGGCGGGGCCACCCCGTGGGGGACCTGGCTCTCCTGCGAGGAGGTCAGCCGCGGCTACGTCTACGAGACGTACCCGCAGGGCGGGACGGCGGCGGTCCGGCGGCCGGCGCTGGGCCGGTTCACCCACGAGGCGGCCGCCGCCGACCCGGACCGCAAGGTCATCTACCTGACCGAGGACGAGACGAGCGGCTGCTTCTACCGGTTCCGGCCCACCGTCTGGGGCGACCTGTCCAGCGGCACCCTGGAGGTGCTGGTCGCCGGCACCGCCACCAGCGGCCCGGTGAGCTGGGCGAAGGTCCCCGACCCGGACGGCTCGCCCACCTACACCCGGCAGCAGGTCTCCGGGGCGAAGAAGTTCAACGGCGGCGAGGGCGCCTGGTACGCCGACGGCACCTGCTGGTTCACCACGAAGGGCGACAACCGGGTCTGGGCGTACGACGCGGTGAACCAGCGGATCGACCTGACGTACGACGACTCGGTCGTCACCTCCGGCGCCGCGCAGTTGACCGGGGTCGACAACATCACCGGCTCGGCGTACGGCGACCTCTACGTGGCCGAGGACGGCGGAAACATGGAAATCAACCTGATCACGCCGGACACCGTTGTCACGCCTTTTCTCAGGATGACCGGGCAGAGCGGGTCGGAGATCACCGGGCCGGCCTTCTCGCCCGACGGCAGCCGGCTCTACTTCTCCTCCCAGCGCGGCACCTCCGGCTCCTCCTCCGGCGGGATCACCTACGAGGTGCGCGGCCCGTTCCGCTGA